The sequence GTGAAACTCACAACATTGTATCACAGTTTGTAGAGGTTTCAACACAGGCATGAGAATTCACCATTGGTAAATGGCTGTGCCATGTGTTAGGTGATGATCCAATCAACCGGAACTAAGATGAATTCTGCACAGACCATAGTGGTCGTTCCCCCAGTTAATGGGAAAGACATTGCAAAATGTCTTTAAAATAATTGTGACATTTAATTGAAACAAGTGCACAACTTTTTAAAGGGAGTGTGTTTTACTGACTCAGCTTGCCTCCATGTTTTATATTCAGACCTTGcatcagtggcaccctgtgcaacatCAAAATCCAGCACGCGCAcccgcctcttgccttccattgggCATAATAGTGGTGGTATCTGATGTGACACCCCAGATGCTCCGTACCTGATGTGGCTGTAGTGGTGGTATCTGATGTGACACCCCAGATGCTCCGTACCTGATGTGGCTGAACCAGTCACGCTTCCTATAGACATCTGTTTGGCTGCTGTGACTGGAAAGCAGAATACTGGGCTTGACTGGCCATgagcctgattcagcagtgccttCTTATGCCCTCCTGTGATCTTCTGTTTATCCATCCAGTtaaatattgtctactctgaatgCCAAAAACTCTGCAGAAAGAATTTACCACCATCAtgctaaaaaataattttaaaaatctaccTGGATATTTTAACTAGAGATTCCAAAGAATAAATCTGCACCCGCTTCTTGCCTTCCATTGGGCATTATAGTGGTGGTATCTGATGTGGCACCCCAGAGGCTCCATACCTGATGTGGCTGAACCAGTCACGCTTCCTTAGAACTGCCTCTGCTTGCACCCTAAAAATCAAACTCCTTACCTGAAAAATGTATTCTCATAGATAAGAATACATTAATTGCTGTCCAGCAACATGCATGTCATAAATAAAAACACTGAGGGGGTACAGTTCAGCTCAATAGTTTCCAACCATATGCAGATTACATCTATCAAATGGTAATTTCTATACCTTTGCTACCATTTTAATCACACTTTGCTTTCCATGCTATTCTTCTAATCTGCACATCTATGCATCTCTCTTCACTTCCCCACCTCCTTGCTCTTCATTATTATGAATAGGCTGAGATATAACAAAAATCCCTATTATAATATTGTTTTTActgttctgctgggagccacccagagtgactggcaaaaccaagccagatgggtggggaataaattaaCCATCACCACGGTGTTTCTTGAGTTATCTGTGCCTGTTGTAGAAGAGACAGATGGATTCCATTTAAGGGGCTGCAAAGCAGCTCTCCCACTTTGCTTTTCTGTGTTGACACTGGAATCAGTGTGATTGTATCCATTAATATGTAACTatttagaacaacaacaaaggattcAACAAATAAGCAATTAGAAGTGGTCCAATGCCTTTTAGAGAAGGATATGTACCTTCTTTGGAAGGCAATTATGCAGCAGACAAGCCTAGttttccccaaaacaaaacaaaaatatattcaacACATATGAAAATTTGCTGTTCATCCTATATGTTATGTCTCTCAATGTATTATTTAGCAGTACAATGCATCTGTACATAGATGTTtcaattgaagaagaagaagaagagtttggatttgatatcccgctttatcactacccaaaggagtctcaaagtggctaacattctcctttcccttcctcccccacaacaaacactctgtgaggtgagtgaggctgagaaacttcaagaagtgtgtctagcccaaggtcacccagcagctgcatgtggaggagcggggaatcgaacccggttcaccagattatgagtctatcgctcttaactactacaccacactggctctcacataaCAGAAATTGGTATGTTGACCTGCACTACAGAAATTGGTATGTTGACCTGCCCTCATTGTTTGTCCAATCATTTTTAATAAATTATTGAATCTAAAAGCCATTGCCCAATCTCACAGGACTTTCTGTGGCATTCCCACTGAATGTGTTTAAGTAGACACAATTAAGatgatagctagctagctagctagatgagagagagagagagagagagagagagagagagagagagagagaatccagtCTGAAGGAAGCAAATTAAAGTCCCATAACGTCAATGGGAAAACTTGAAATCtgccattaaaataaaatgtttcactTTAGTTGTCATAACATTGTGTGAGAAGCAAGCCTGAAACTCTTGAATtgatgcatgttaaataaaatttaaaaaatgaaataagttCACCAAAAATACCTGATGTGTCCAAGATCTGAGATTCTATTTCACCAAGACCTTCGAATAGCTTATGTACTTACAGCTTTGATGTGATCACTGGTATTGTAATAAGCAGGAGAGAAAATTAGCCTACTACTGTGAGAAAATGCAGTCAACTCTGGCTTCCCCATGTGGTCTCTGAAGCTATTGCCTAAATTTAATTTAGCAAGAGACCATAACATCTCTTGGGTCTTCAACTGCTACTGCTTTAGCTCTTCCTAGAAAGGTTTCAGAGGTATCATTACGTAAGGAAAGCTGCATCAGTGGACCAGTTGCATGATTGCTTCTCCAAATTTGATTCTCATTTCATTCTTTTCCTGCTGAAAGTGTATCAGGGTATGCATTGTGTTTATGCTAGTTGGTCACATACAGTGTTAGGTAGCTTGCAACAAGGGTGTGTGGTGATCTTTGAGGAGTTTGATGCTCCTTCTCTGTTTAGAAATCTGCCAGCTCTTGCAAAAGTGAtttgaagaaaaaagaagaagaatgtaaATGTTTTGGCTGcctatttttttccccaaaagatttttattaaagtttcaaaaattatataaaaacaaaacaaaacaaaaatacaaacagacaagagtaaaaacaagtatactttcaatcccttattttcttataagttacttccccgacttcctcatacctcccctttctgtattccaatttctaatttattaattcagcaaatcctttcccttaattttcatttaatttttgacctttcttttctttttgcttatccattacagctggaaaccacataaattctaaaccagcgtcattctaacattcattaattttgcaatgtttcttaagatagtccttaaatttcttccaatcttcttccgctgtctctctcccctggtctcggattctgccagtcatttctgccagtcccatatagtctatcaccttcatctgccattcttccagggtgggtaggtcttgtgtcttccaatacttcgcgataagtattcttgctgctgttgtagcgtacataaagaatgttctatccttctttggcaccaattggctgacaatacccaagagaaaggcctctggtttcttcagaaaggtatatttaaatacctttttcagttcattatatatcatttcccagaacgccttaatctttgggcacgtccaccaaaggtgaaagaatgtaccttcattttctttacatttccaacatttattatcaggcaagtggtaaatttttgcaagcttgactggggtcatgtaccacctataaatcattttcataatattctctcttagggcattacatgccgtaaatttcataccggtggtccacaacttttcccagtcagcaaacataatgttatgaccaatatcttgtgcccacttaatcatggctgacttcaccgtttcatcctgcgtactccatttcaacagcaagttgtacatttttgacaaatttttagtattggattctaacagttctgtttccaattttgatttttccacctggaagccaattttcctgtccaacttgtaaacctccattatttgataataatgaagccagtctcgcactttatcttttaatttctcaaagctctgcaatttcagtttgtccccttcttgttccaaaatttcccaatatttcggccatttggactccatattgagccttttcacagcctttgcctccattggcgacaaccacctaggggttttattttccagcaaatctttatatctaatccagacattatataatgctttcctgacaatatgatttttaaaggctttgtgagctttaaccttgtcataccacaaatatgcatgccatccaaaaatattgttaaaaccttctaagtccaaaatgtctgtgttctaaTGTTTTGGCTGCCTAGAGGCCATCAGAAATCCACCTGCTTTATtgcgcactagctgcagcttctagaCTATCAATGGTCTTCACTATCAGAGACTATATGCCTCTGGCTGGGAATCATAGACCAGGGAGTGCTCTGTGCTCAgtttctgcttgtgagctttccatgggcatctgcttggccactaggagaacagaatgctagattaGATAGGACTTTGGCCTTATCCAGCGCATGCTTCATATACTCTTAAATTTAAAGGTAGTTTCGTGTATAATGCAGCTGCTGTAATCTAGCCTAggatttgcgtgtcgaggtccccagggccaccccaataactcacacatcacacagaattttttgttgaaggtttttggcataattttggccacaactttattaaaatacaaaaatgtgagtggttgcttaggcattggttgtgactatctgcccccaccatgtgGGACAggctgacattccgcacgatgcgaaagtcagaaaaggggaatacacttgggggtagcgatggagcagggaacctgccctcagccctccccaaatgcaaccaggagctcattgctatggcccgagcccccttgacagagtggacaagcaatagttagcccccaattcctttaacagaatcccttgcagcagcagcatgagaggggcaggcacagccaatccatgcccctcaaccaaccaaaccataaaccaatgcctaaccacaaccttacaagttgtaatgatttgctacgcagtaagcaaaaaccaaatggtcccagccaatcagccagatggacaaaattcctactgggcccctgccccaagagcagtcgaccccatgacaggcatagcaaggtcaaagcgaacaccCCTAATTCTAgggggggggacgggcaatccgatgcacgggcgaaaagaggaagccctagcttcgtgcaaggagttttagcatttctggctgtcaatcaacaaatggcaacattaacttcttcccaacaacaagggaagccccaatcgcatcagtggccaatgatcaattagcccgcccccaactttggagtgtcctggcggcccccgccgcaacacgtgctctccatgaaggagaacacgctttatcagAGCACAGAACATTGAATCTATGTCCATCCAGAAAGCACTCCACAAAACACATGCCATTTGTGCATCTAAGGACAGTAATTGATCCAGGTGTACCTGTAAGAAGCACAACTGCAACTTCAGGGGGAGGGTGACCCCATACAGAAAAGGATGTACCCTACCAAAACAAACTGAGAAACCCCCTCCAAACAGTGTCTCTTTCTTTGCACTGAGCTTCAAATTATTGGCCTTCAttaatttttactgttttttgcctttccctcattttgctttttgtttttgttttgcctttcccTAAGTTTAAAAAAAAGGCTTAATATTGTTAGGAGTTTCTGAAGTTCTGTATAACTTGGAGGAAATGGAGTGGGCTGGATCAGCATAGAATAAAAGCCCCCATAAGGGGCCTGAGCCATGTACTAAACTCAGGTTAGAGCCTCTGCCACTCTGGaatttcttctcctagctgccCAGTGACACCCTGGTAGCTTGGTTTGCACCCTCCCAGTGGTCAGCACTGGGCAATCCCATAGAGGGGTGTTGGGTGCTTCCCTGACCCCAATGGAGTGTCATTGCACCTGTAGGGGCTCAGAAGAAAAAACTACACTATTCCACCACTACATTGTGGGCTGTGTAATCTCTCTTCAGGGAATCAGATTATTTGTCAGAGCTTCCAGGTTGCCCGCAAGATTGAGGGGGCCTAGCACACACCACATGTATGTGACATCACACACGTTGTGCATCACACACGTGTGGTGTCACACAAGCAGCATGCAGGAcattgcaacatctggaggaggttGAGTGTTCTGGAAACTCTGATGCAATGTGCAAACCCTGTGATGTCATGCATGTGCACTGTGTCTGATCCCCTCAACATTGAGATGCCCTTTCCAATaaaggttgagggagctggagaCACATTGTCCCCCTAGAGTTGGCACATCTGTTGGTTGTAATGAAATACCTGGAGCTTTTCTCAAAGTTCCTCACATGTTTCACCTGAGGAGAGACATCCAAATTCCACAAAAGGGGTCATATTGGAGGTTACCCAGCAAAAGGGCATAACCCAATACTACCCCACATGACAATAGGCTTGTGGACAGGTTGTCTCTATACCGCATTGTGTTTAAGATTGTGCCCTTGTTGATTTATATGGCTCAACAATTGTCTACACATGAGGACGGGCTCTACACTCAATAAGCATTACATGAGAATAACAGAACAAGTGCACAACTCAAATTCTTATGTTAAATGTAATGTGAGATCAGCCTGATTTTAAGCGATGGGAGGAACATTATACTTTATGTTAGGACATTGAATCTGAGGTCAGAGAACTCTTAAAGTTCTCCATATATGTGCTTTGGAATTGACTCAGGAAAGTGTTGCCATAGTTTGATCCTTTGGGATGCATACCTGCTGAATGATGAACAATTTTTTTCCCATATATTCTGTAGGAAACAGAGTTGTACTAGTTCAGCCTCTATCATTAAGAAAAGAAGAGTGGGGCATGACACAGGTTGGTGGCTGCTTAATTCTTATAATATTTAAactggaatttttaaaaaccaaaagggtattaagtacagtggtacctcgggttaagaacttaattcgttccggaggtccgttcttaacctgaaactgttcttaacctgaagcatcacttcagctaatggggcctcctgctgctcctgcactgccgctgcacaatttctgttcccatcctgaagcaaagttcttaatccaaggtaatatttctgggttagcagagtctgtaacctgaagcgtatgtaacctgaagcatatgtaacccaaggtaccactgtattatcctcCTCCAACTGCTTCAAATATTAAAATGATTCCATGACCGACAAAACTAACAGTATGaagttataaaataaacttgaaaaGAAGCAATATGACCCTGAATGAAAAAATTACTTATTGCTGTCAAACTGGAAATACGACTGTGAGGGGTGTGTCTCCAGTATGAATCTCTATAGTTTTCTGAATGAGGCAAGACAGATAAAAATAATGTATCTCAATGAGACCATCCATGGTAACGTGATTTAATTCTTATTTTAACAAACAAATCAAGGAAGAGGGAGCAAAGGATAAGGATGGGAAATTTAGGGTTCCATGAGACACTATGGGTGCAAATTATATTTGCAAAGAAAGAGGGTTGCAGAACGGTTCTCTTTTCTCTCCTACTTCTCTTGCTCTTTCTACTGATGGGCCATCCACTTTCTGgtgcacattttatttttctgttttgcttaaaAGGTATTGTAGcaatactactacagtggtatcccgggttaagaacttaattcattctggaggtctgttcttaacctgaaactgttcttaacctgaagcaccactttagctaatggggcatcctgctgctgccgcactgctgccgtgtgatttctgttctcatcctgaagtaaatttcttaacccgaggtactattgctgggttagtggagtctgtaacctgaagtgtctttaacccaaggtaccactgtactgccaaaagaagtaaaaaaaaaaaaaaactcaagCTGCGGAGGGGAGCCTGTTCCATaacaatatatataaatatagggTTTTGAATAATGCTTCATGTAGGGAGTTCAATTTGAACAACTGAACTTTCATTCCTGTCTTCTCTATGTATTCTTTAAATCTGCTCCAATGGgtcttcctcctctctggagcagATATTGAGGATGCAGGAGACACTacggaggagaggaggggaaggttCTGTGGAATTAGTGGAAGTCTGAAGTGCTGCCAAAGCAGCAGCATCAGGTATGgttcattatttattaaaatatttcaacAGTAACAGTTTCATACAGTTAAATTAAATATTAAGCTTGAAGGTAAGAACTTGTGTGTACTAGTTTCAAACTTATTTAGGAGGTTGCTTATGCTTCCCCCTTTTGAAATTTGTAGGAGATAAACATTTTTATTgtctaaaatgtttttaaatgaaactTTTCTTTATTACCTCATTTGTTTAGTTTAGTACAAGAAAGGGCTTGGTTTTCAATCTATGAAAAATAGTATATCAATCCTAatatcttgtatttttttttcagtttcacatggtccatttcttcccttgattTAAACAAAAACAGCTGATGTTTCTCATGCATAGCTCCATGTATTAACTCACAGAAACAGGCATGTGGGAAGTTTTGTCCTTCTCTGGCTCATGGTTTCTATACCTTTCTTACATAATCCAGAATTATCACAGCAGAAGAAGAATTGGTATGACCAATACCTGTACCTTCACTATCCCAAGTGACTCTTTCAGCTGTGCATTACAATGAGGAACCAGACAAGGAATGTGACCGAATTCATCCTATTAGGATTCATTGGAACTAAAAGGGTTGAACTTGTACTCTTCACTTTATTCTTCATCAGCTATGTTTTTGCTTTGGTAGGCAACTTTATCATTATTGCCTTGGTGTGGTCTGAGAGGACTCTTCACAGCCCAATGTACATGTTTATTGCTAACCTGTCATTTTTAGAGACTCTGTACACCACCGCAGTTATCCCCAAAATGTTAGTCAACTTCATGAGTCAGAGAAAATCTATCGCCTTCCATAGTTGTATTTTGCAGGTCTACATCTATTTCTCAGCAGGTTCCAGTGAGTTCTTCCTTCTGGCTGTCATGTCATTCGACCGCTATCTTGCCATTTGCAACCCACTGAGATATACAGCCATCATGACCTTGAGACTTTGCCTCCTCCTTATTGCTGCCTCCTGGATGTGGGGCTTCTTTGCAGTCCTACCACCTACAGTCCTGGTAAgccagctgccattttgtggACCCAATTCTATCAACCATTTCTTTTGTGATGTTGACCCAATTCTCAAGCTGGCTTGCTCTGATGTAAGGAAAATTGAAATGATTAATTTTGTCAATTCAGCTTTGCTCCTCCTAGGCTCATTACTGTTGACGAGTGTGTCCTATATATCCATTATTGGAACAGTGCTTAGGATCCCCTCAGCAAAAGGACGACAGAAAGCATTCTCTACATGTGCCTCTCACCTAATTGTGGTGACACTGTTCTATGGGAGTTCTATTTTCATTTATGTTCAGCCACAAAAAAACCACTCATTGGACCTCAACAAGGTAGCCAGCATACTGAACACAGTGATAACTCCATTACTGAATCCTTTCATTTATAGTCTGAGAAACAAGAAAGTGAAAGAGGCCCTGCGACATTTCACCAGAAGAAAGATTTTCCCTTTAATTAATTGCTGAGTCCTGGAAACAGGGGAAAGTTTCCCTACACTATGTAGTGTTAATTAACAATGAAAGTAAATGGGGACtattggtaaaaaaaataaatctttattacAGCTTTAAAACTTTTAGTAGTGGGTGGGGTTGAGTTTGTAGTTTTTACTGAGAAGACCAGATTGAACATTCTCACCCAGGGTCACACATTCTCACAATTTTGTGGTTTCCTGAGCTCCTTTggaaagcagcagaaaaccaatatcattgttattaataatatatattaCGACAAACCTGAAAATTTTTCTGTGAGTGTTAGATGTGGAAAATAAATCCTCAAAGAAACTGTTTCACTTGGCTAATTACAATTATATAGTTGCATTTCTgagttttgtttaatgttttgacTGGTACTTTATATTTGAATTTATAGATCTCCAGCAGCAATATATTCCACAAATATTTTCTGGGGGATTTTTTGGTCATGCTGAAGCCAGTTGTGAAATACTTGAAGTTATTTATGATGATTTCTAATTGTAAACGTTGAAGAATTAAGCCACAATTTTCTTTTGCATAGTCAACTAGTACTCTGTTGTAGAGAGACAGTCATTTGTCTCTATTAAATGGAAtctgcagcaaaatattttggtgTGGAATGTTTCTGTTTAaggtgccagccagccagtcagACATATCCCATTCCAGGGTACTCCATTACATCCCTTCTAGTTTTGTGGTTTCCAGCCTCAACTCCCACCCCAGGATTGACCCAACAATTGAGCATTCAGTCTGGTGTGGATGTGCCATGCTTCACAAGAAGCTTTCTTTTAGGAAAGCCATTGGCAAAGCCTCACTCAGAATCTGAAAGATTGCCCTTTCCCCTACACAGCTGTTGATCCTGGGGTGGGTGAGTGAGGAAATCCAATTTCAGATTGTCATCTGTATCCTGCAGGATTACAGCTGTTATGCAGTGAGCAATCCTTTGCTGGGTGTGTGAGTGCTCCTCAAGTGTCCTTCCTCTCCTTGATCCACCTATTGAGGGGAGGGGGCAGTTTGGGGAGTGAAGCTCCATAACCAGCTTTTCTAAAGGAAATTTGCTTGTGAAACACTCTGCGGGACTTCAGCTGGTACATAGCCCTGTACAAGCTTTCAGGCTTGCAAATGGATTCCAAACTTGGAAacatggtttcttcttcttcttcttcttcttcttcttcttcttcttcttcttctactactactactactacttccttgaagcaaataacatggaaagaagcactgCAGTTCTCTTAGATTTCTAAGAAGTGGCTCTTATGTCATGTGAAAGCTTGAATATAATGCACAAATTAGCAGGGAAACATccagaaaatgaaataaactgcTATGTGAACACTGCCCAGGTGTACAGCAAAGAAGCAAAGGGTAAAACTTCCACACTCAACATAACAGTCTGAGCCAGATCAGAGagcacaaacaaaaaaaaacaacactcatGCAATTGCTAAGTGTGTGTCCAATGTTGTTTCTAGTTTGGCCAGAAAGGATAAACCACTAAAACATGTGAAGTACAGTGTACATTTTTGATAGGAATCGTTGATAACCCTTGATATTGGAAGTGGAGTCTTATCACTGCACATTATCACATTAAAAGTGATTATTCAATAAGTACACAGTTCATCCCATAAACAGGATAATTACTACATAAACTGATAGAATGTCCCCTAAAATGGCTGCAAGAAACAGCACTATGTCCATGTCAGCACCCAAATGCCTGAGAGAACAAAAATGACTGCTTGGTGCTGATCAGATATCAGTGGTAGGCAAGGTTGCCCGGTACTAGGCAAGGTTGCCCGGTAAGAACATTCTGCACATGGGTATGGATAACTGATATGGATTAGACTGATCTGTCCATCCCTGGTACAAAGTCAAGGCATGAGGAACGTATAATACAATAGCCCTGAGATATACTGCATCTATTGCAGTATAACAAAACAGTTAACTTCTCAAATAAGTGGTGTGGTAGAATGCACTCTAAAATTTAGAATTGTGTGCTCTGTGCACAGTTGCTTGCCAAGATGTCTGTTAGTAACTTTTCCCATCACAGTTCCTCGCCTTGCATTTATTGGCCTGGAAAAAATAACGTAAGAGTTTTTAAACTTGTTAAAGTTCTTAAATGCTTTTTCAGAGGCATTTAGAAACACTAGAATATTGTCACTTCTACGTACACTATCCCCAGTAAGGGGTGTAGCGTATTAAATTCTACTGAGAGTAGAcctattggaattaatggacataCGTCAgtcatgtccattgattttaacAGGTCATTAATTTTAATATTCTATGCATAACATtagatctggaagctgcagttagcgcAGAATGCTGCACCACGATTTCTGACAGAAGTGGGGACcatgtgctcagagatctgcactggctgacaATTTGCTATTGGTCCAAGTTCAAGCTGTTACTATCAGTATATAAAGCCATTTATTACGTGGGACCAGTTTGCTTGtgagattgccttaccccacatgtgcccactgAACCACTTTGATTGGCAAAATCAGCACTACTACAAGTGCCAGAAAAACCTTGATCATTTAGTGTAGCAGTGCCtacactatggaactccctgcctattgagatcaagcagctGCTTTCACTGTACTATTTTTTGTGCCAGCTAAAAACATTTTAGTTCAGACAAGTCTACCCAGATGATTAGGAAACTGAGGCGATTTTAAactattttagtattttaaccttTGCATGTTTCAAAGAATGGCTCTAGTTTTTTTTCATGATCCTATTGTTTTATCTCTTTGCTAACTGCTTTGAATAAGTCTGGGAAAGTGTCCTTAAACTGCCATATTCAACCACAAAGTGTAGTTTATGTCATCTACCGCAAGAAATCTCATTAGCTGTAATGAAATACTTTTTTTTGCTTTCCTCAAAATTCCTCAAATGTTTCACCTGATG comes from Podarcis raffonei isolate rPodRaf1 chromosome 13, rPodRaf1.pri, whole genome shotgun sequence and encodes:
- the LOC128399873 gene encoding olfactory receptor 6M1-like — translated: MRNQTRNVTEFILLGFIGTKRVELVLFTLFFISYVFALVGNFIIIALVWSERTLHSPMYMFIANLSFLETLYTTAVIPKMLVNFMSQRKSIAFHSCILQVYIYFSAGSSEFFLLAVMSFDRYLAICNPLRYTAIMTLRLCLLLIAASWMWGFFAVLPPTVLVSQLPFCGPNSINHFFCDVDPILKLACSDVRKIEMINFVNSALLLLGSLLLTSVSYISIIGTVLRIPSAKGRQKAFSTCASHLIVVTLFYGSSIFIYVQPQKNHSLDLNKVASILNTVITPLLNPFIYSLRNKKFKLSFRKAIGKASLRI